One segment of Echeneis naucrates chromosome 15, fEcheNa1.1, whole genome shotgun sequence DNA contains the following:
- the cnrip1b gene encoding CB1 cannabinoid receptor-interacting protein 1b has translation MSDVPQIVKIGISLKMLPNNTAVYFKSDGARFGQTRTIKLLTGSKYKIEVVVKPGAVEATSMSVGGVTFALEQQSKDPQSVVYTGQYDTEGVAHTKSGERQPVQISIQFTEAGMFETVWQVKYYNYNKRDHCQWGNSFNSIEYECKPNDTRTLMWVNKEMFV, from the exons ATGTCCGACGTTCCCCAGATAGTTAAAATCGGTATTTCGTTGAAGATGCTTCCCAACAACACCGCGGTCTACTTCAAATCCGACGGAGCCCGATTCGGACAGACCAGGACCATCAAGCTGCTGACCGGATCCAAGTACAAAATCGAGGTGGTCGTTAAACCTGGAGCGGTGGAGGCCAC GTCGATGAGTGTGGGTGGGGTGACCTTTGCCCTGGAGCAACAGTCGAAAGACCCACAGTCAGTGGTCTACACCGGCCAGTATGATACAGAAGGGGTGGCGCACACCAAGAGTGGGGAGAGGCAGCCAGTTCAAATCAGCATACAG TTCACAGAAGCGGGAATGTTTGAGACGGTGTGGCAGGTGAAGTACTACAATTACAACAAGAGGGATCACTGCCAGTGGGGGAACAGCTTCAACAGCATTGAGTATGAATGCAAACCCAACGACACACGCACACTCATGTGGGTCAACAAGGAGATGTTTGTGTGA